A stretch of DNA from Coccidioides posadasii str. Silveira chromosome 4, complete sequence:
CCAGACGATTTCTCCAATCTACGTTCTTCGTCGACGCAGGTTATATTGATCGAGTGGATAAAGTTCACGAGCCAGGAGGCTACTTTCTACATTTTGGCTCTTAATTTCTACTATTTCCTGTGCAGATCAGAGGCGTTGCGCGAGAAGCTTCAGCTCCAAACGTTGGTTCCAGTATTCACCGAGAACTTTCTTCTCCCGGTGAAGAAGTTTGCACAAAGTATCCGTGATGATGCAGGGGTTAGCGAGACGGTTGAACGGGAACTGGACGAGAGTATACGACTGATGGGAAAATCCGCAGCCGATGTGGTCTTACATGTTATCGGGGAAATTGAGAAAGTGGGCTGGAAGGATTGAGAGTAGAATCACAACGATCGATagttgccttttttttttttttttgggttgaCGGAGATAACCAACTGACACAATTAGATTGAACCTAAGCTGGCCTGGGTAATTTTTAAACTAAGCAATGCTATCTATACCTCAGGGTATAATCGATAAATCTGCGTCGTAAATATTATTGGTTTTTGTTTTGCTTTCGTTTTGATAGAAGCCGTGTCGTGATACTCTCACTGTCTTGCCGTTGTCACCATTTCGACCCTTCCGTAGCGACGATCGAAAATTTCAGACTCTGGACCCCAAATCCATGGCAAGGCGCATACAGAGTAGACAATACAGCATGCAAACTTTACACACGGAATATATTCCGATCACCACGCCGAATCTTTTACCTCCAGCTCAAGTATCCCCACCGTCCAAAGCGCGACCTCATCAGATAAACCATGATGGAGGGATATTTAAACAATTCATCTTGGGGTCTTCTTTTAGAGAAATGCGAGAGAGGTGTGAccagaaaaaaaagtaaataaataaaaataaaaaagctcCTGGCGATTATCAGACCTGCGTTTCTCCCCGATGAACGCGAATCTCCGGTCTCTGCCTCACCCTCAGCCTCCCCGTCTGCGGATCGATGAACATGGACGACGCTCTAGCTCCGGTCGACCGCATGTTCCCGTTCTCCAGCCCGCGCCGGAAGCGCTCTACGTACGGATTGTGCTCTAGCGGTTCGGAATCGAAGAACTCCACCAGCTCCTTTCTAAGCGGCCACGGTAGACCGAAGATGATGGCTCGAAATTGATCGGCTTCCCTACCCGCGGGGCTATGCTGGAATTCTGGGGGCACGTTGGTGTGGTCGTCGAATCGGAGTGAGGAGATGAGGACGGCTTCGAGGCAACGAAGGTCATCGACGGTGA
This window harbors:
- a CDS encoding uncharacterized protein (EggNog:ENOG410PJ4Y~COG:G); amino-acid sequence: MAASRTQPPDEDNAMTRQQRSHRAHQEFICLGMLKNIVERRGIDFVTVDDLRCLEAVLISSLRFDDHTNVPPEFQHSPAGREADQFRAIIFGLPWPLRKELVEFFDSEPLEHNPYVERFRRGLENGNMRSTGARASSMFIDPQTGRLRVRQRPEIRVHRGETQV